In Schizosaccharomyces osmophilus chromosome 1, complete sequence, the genomic window ATCGCGACTCCTTCTCAAAGAGCGAGATTCTGAAATCCTAGATGATAAGTCCATTTTAGTGACTCTATATACAAACGAACAGTTCGCAAAACCTAATCAAGCTTGCGGATGATTTAAAGTAAGtaaaaatcaagaaaattACTAGCTAGTGGGGAATATTCGTTGCCTTTGCAGTCAGTTATAAATATAACTTGAACAGCATGTAAAATCACAATAGAATGCAAGAATTAGTAAAataattggtttttttatatCACTAATGAAGTTTGTGCCAAAACCTATTCTCTTATATGGATTTTATAGAGACGGTGGAGGTGACCTTTGGGAATCAAATGTCAACCGGTTACTGCACAAGATCAAAATTACTGACTTCGGTTTGAATTTTATACAATTGTTTAGTTttaaaactaaaaaaaaaggaaagtaaaaatatacTCACTTCTTACTTCGACATGTTTGAAGTGTCGGTCAAGTATAACTTTAGcgttttatgaaaaaaaaatttctggTTCTATCGCGTCTAGTAGTTGTATCAGCAGGCCTTTTTGTTATACTAAAAGTATTTAACAAATATCTCGGTTTACACAAGGATGCATAATTTTTACAACCGATTCGAATTATATGTAGAATTAGCTTTAAGTGAATTCTTctaattttcaatttggttttgtttatggGTTTGATGCAGACTGTAGTAACGGTAATACCGCTGTCTACTCCTTTAATATTGAAAGCTCTTCCTTTtataaacgaaaaaaatgaagcgCTATTTTCAGGAGGCATTAGGAGATGAATTTTCAAGCGGTGAATACCCAGCTAATGAAAATCAATATTATCCTAAAGACTCTATGAGTTTGGCAATTGATCgtccaaaaaaacaattcaagGCCAGCTCAACTGAAAGCTCAATGTACTTGTTGGGGTTCAAACAAATACTTTCTACAGTTCTCGGCCATGAGTCTCACCTCTTAGCTCAAGAAGAGCTATCCGTAATTGATAAATTCAAGATTCTGTCATGCGACGAGCAATATCTCTTTGTTCGTCTTTTCATGAGAAAGCGCGATAAATGGTTTCGAGTTGCACAGCTCAATTATCCAGATTGCCAGAATATAGCAGAATCTTGTGCAGGTCTTAGAAAATCGGggttttttgttgatgaCAATTCAATAAGCATTGAGGAATTATTGGAAATCATGACTTCAGAGGAGCTGCGAACGGTAGCTCGTTCcagtaaaataaaaggaaagtcGAGGAAAGAAGTCATTGACTCAATTATCTGTTTGTCGAGAAAACAATCTGTGCTCCATACTGATGGtcaattgtttctttccttcaatGGAATAGGAAACTTGAATAATCAGACGAAGCAGCTCAAAAAGCAGATTTTATATTACAGCGGATCATGTGTAAAACCGGAAAAGAGTGTCGTTGAGCTTTTCCATCGGATACACGTAGTATACTTTCGTTCCACGATGTATGATGAACATTCTCTAACTTCTTTGATCCTAGTTCGAATTAACAAAACGGTATATCCGAGTTATCAAATATCTCGAACCTCAAATGTCTTCGAATCTAGGTCAGTTTTGATGGAATATGTAGATGCGCTAGAGCTTTGTAAAAAAGTTTTACCATTATTTGAAGGTCCTATGTTGTCAAACGAAGAAGCTTTTGGAACTGCCCttgatcttttttttaatatttacCCAAAATGGCTGTCTTACATCAATTGTGATATGCTAAAGTTTGCAAATGCTTTTGAGGAAGATAAGCAACATTTGTACagctttattttttcttatcGTCCAGGGGCTGTTTATACTTATTTAATTCATAAAGGTACAAACATTTTAGGAAAACTACGTTTAGTTGATCTTGAAATCGAAGTCCTTGATACTCTACTTGCTCAAAACATGTACTTAATTGGTAAAAGGGGGTTTTGGTACAATAGGAAAGCACTTTTGGAAGGAAATTACAGAACTACAGAAGTAAGTATGCTACGCACTTGGCGACATCGAGCTCTCTGTACCTGTACACATGGCGTTGAGGACAAAAATACGCACATGAAATATCAGTTTGTTCTTCAGAGAAGACTTTCGCGACTCGAAAAAGTATTAATGGTACCCGAAAAGGATAGGCGtgatttttcttataactttcaaaacaaacctTCAAATATTACAATATAtggtaaaagaaaggaCTTGAAGGATAAAAGTCAACAAAGAACGCTTTGGCTTACTTCAAAGGGAGATGTACTGACAGTCGAACAGTTTGCTGCCGAGTACTATACATCTCTTGGTTGGTCTACTGTTCACTCTGAAAGCGGAATTTTCCTGACTTTGTTtgctttggttttttgggatattatttttatggACATTCCTGGTGTTTTCCAATCCGCGTTTCAGTCAGCACCTTTGGATTTATCCAcggatttgtttttttcggCACGGGAATTCGCAATTCGTGAAAGACTTGCAGAAGTTGAATGCGGCTACACTGGACAATATGTCAAGGATGTTTAT contains:
- the fan1 gene encoding DNA repair protein Fan1; amino-acid sequence: MKRYFQEALGDEFSSGEYPANENQYYPKDSMSLAIDRPKKQFKASSTESSMYLLGFKQILSTVLGHESHLLAQEELSVIDKFKILSCDEQYLFVRLFMRKRDKWFRVAQLNYPDCQNIAESCAGLRKSGFFVDDNSISIEELLEIMTSEELRTVARSSKIKGKSRKEVIDSIICLSRKQSVLHTDGQLFLSFNGIGNLNNQTKQLKKQILYYSGSCVKPEKSVVELFHRIHVVYFRSTMYDEHSLTSLILVRINKTVYPSYQISRTSNVFESRSVLMEYVDALELCKKVLPLFEGPMLSNEEAFGTALDLFFNIYPKWLSYINCDMLKFANAFEEDKQHLYSFIFSYRPGAVYTYLIHKGTNILGKLRLVDLEIEVLDTLLAQNMYLIGKRGFWYNRKALLEGNYRTTEVSMLRTWRHRALCTCTHGVEDKNTHMKYQFVLQRRLSRLEKVLMVPEKDRRDFSYNFQNKPSNITIYGKRKDLKDKSQQRTLWLTSKGDVLTVEQFAAEYYTSLGWSTVHSESGIFLTLFALVFWDIIFMDIPGVFQSAFQSAPLDLSTDLFFSAREFAIRERLAEVECGYTGQYVKDVYTRESESQPVCIGLQWVYSLEMLLSVTHCIPGKGLASIFHAMAQDYKNASSGMPDLCLWNSNTKNFLLSEVKSDNDRLSEPQKFWIDLLLSASLPVEVCHVLTDTDKISL